From a region of the Notolabrus celidotus isolate fNotCel1 chromosome 14, fNotCel1.pri, whole genome shotgun sequence genome:
- the appbp2 gene encoding amyloid protein-binding protein 2 — MAAVELEWIPETLYNTAISAVVDNYSRARRDIRSLPENIQFDVYYKLYQQGRLCQLGGEFCELEVFAKVLRASDKRHLLHHCFQALMDHGVKVASVLANSFSRRCSYIAESDAHVKEKAIQFGFVLGGFLSDAGWYGDAEKVFLSCLQLCTLHSEILHCFRAVECCVRLLHVRNGNCKYHLGEETFKLAQSYMDKLAKHGHLANKAALYGELCALLFAKSHYDEAYRWCIEAMKEITPGLPVKVVVDVLRQASKACVVKREFRKAEQLIKHAVFLAREHFGHKHPKYSDTLLDYGFYLLNVDNICQSVAIYQTALDIRQSVFGGKNIHVATAHEDLAYSSYVHQYSSGKFDNALFHAERAIDIITHILPEDHLLLASSKRVKALILEEIAIDCHNKETEERLLQEAHDLHLSSLQLAKKAFGEFNVQTAKHYGNLGRLYQSMRKFKEAEEMHIKAIQIKEQLLGHEDYEVALSVGHLASLYNYDMNQYDDAERLYLRSIAIGKKLFGEGYSGLEYDYRGLIKLYNSVGNYEKVFEYHNVLSNWNRLRDRQFAVADALEDVNTTPQQTQEVVQAFLLAQSMGPTRPCLG; from the exons ATGGCGGCGGTGGAGCTCGAATGGATCCCAGAAACCCTTTACAACACAGCTATCTCCGCTGTGGTGGACAACTACAGCCGGGCCAGAAGGGACATCCGCTCGCTGCCAGAGAACATCCAGTTCGATGTGTATTATAAG cTTTACCAGCAGGGCCGGCTCTGCCAGCTGGGAGGAGAGTTCTGCGAGCTGGAGGTGTTCGCTAAAGTGCTGCGGGCGTCAGACAAAAG ACACCTCCTCCACCACTGCTTTCAGGCCCTCATGGACCATGGCGTGAAAGTAGCCTCCGTTCTGGCGAACTCCTTCAGCCGCCGCTGCTCCTACATCGCAGAGTCGGACGCCCACGTCAAAGAGAAGGCCATCCAGTTTGGCTTTGTGCTGG GTGGCTTCCTGTCTGATGCAGGCTGGTATGGAGATGCAGAGAAAGTGTTTTTGTCGTGCCTGCAGCTGTGCACGCTCCACAGTGAGATCCTTCACTGCTTCAGAGCCGTGGAGTGCTGTGTCAG GCTGCTCCATGTCCGCAACGGGAACTGTAAGTACCACCTGGGGGAGGAGACCTTCAAGCTCGCTCAGTCTTACATGGACAAATTAGCCAAACATGGCCACCTGGCCAACAAGGCAGCGCTGTACGGCGAGCTCTGTGCCTTGCTCTTCGCCAAAAGCCACTACGATGAG GCGTACAGGTGGTGTATAGAGGCCATGAAGGAAATTACTCCAGGGCTGCCTGTCAAAGTCGTGGTCGATGTCCTCCGGCAAGCCTCAAAG GCCTGCGTGGTAAAGCGAGAGTTCAGGAAAGCGGAGCAGCTGATCAAACATGCAGTGTTTCTAGCAAG AGAACATTTCGGACACAAGCATCCCAAGTACTCAGACACGCTGCTAGATTACGGATTTTACTTATTAAATGTAGATAACATATGCCAATCAGTCGCTATTTACCAG ACGGCGTTGGACATTCGACAGTCTGTATTTGGAGGGAAGAACATCCATGTCGCCACCGCCCATGAAGACCTGGCCTACTCCTCCTACGTGCACCAGTACAGCTCTGGGAAATTTGACAACGCTCT ATTCCACGCAGAACGTGCCATAGACATCATCACTCACATTCTGCCTGAGGACCATCTGCTGCTGGCCTCCTCCAAGAGAGTCAAAG CTCTGATCCTGGAGGAAATCGCCATCGACTGCCACAATAAGGAGACAGAAGAGCGCCTCCTGCAGGAAGCTCACgacctccacctctcctcacTGCAGCTCGCAAAGAAGGCCTTCGGAGAGTTCAACGTCCAGACGGCGAAACACTACGGCAACCTCGGGCGACTTTACCAGTCCATGAGGAAGTTTAAG gAAGCAGAGGAGATGCACATCAAAGCCATCCAGATCAAGGAGCAGCTCCTGGGCCACGAGGACTACGAGGTGGCTCTGTCCGTGGGTCACCTGGCCTCCCTCTACAACTACGACATGAACCAGTACGACGACGCAGAGAGGCTCTACCTGCGCTCCATCGCTATCG GTAAGAAGCTGTTCGGGGAGGGCTACAGCGGGCTGGAGTACGACTACAGAGGTCTCATCAAACTCTACAACTCAGTGGGAAACTATGAGAAGGTGTTTGAATACCACAACGTACTGTCCAACTGGAACCGGCTGAGGGACCGGCAGTTTGCGGTGGCGGACGCTCTGGAGGACGTCAACACTACGCCACAGCAGACCCAGGAGGTGGTACAAGCTTTCCTATTGGCTCAGAGCATGGGCCCCACCCGCCCCTGCCTCGGCTGA